The genomic interval GTACAGCATGCGCGAGTTTAGGATTGATTAGAATTGATCAAACTTGCCCAGCCGCTCATAGGAAATGTATGAACGCCCCTCAGCTCCAATGGGAAACCCAGCGCGTCTTCCTGGCCGTCCTGCGCACCGGCAGCCTGTCCGCCGCCGCCCGTGCGCTGGGCATCGCCCAGGCCACCGCGCGGCGGCGCATCGATGCGCTGGAACAGAGCGTGGGGATGAGCCTGTTCGTCCGTTCGCCGGCGGGGCTGATGCCCACCGACACCGCCCGCGAACTGATCGGCCATGCCGAATCCATGGCGATGGCGGCCGAGGCCTTTACCCGCGCCGCGTCCGCGCAGGCCAGCGTGCCGGGCGGCACGGTGCGGGTCACCAGCAGCCAGTTGCTCGGCGTGGAAGTGCTGCCGCCCATGCTGCGCGAGATCCGCACGGCCCAGCCGCAATTGACGGTTGAACTCAGCGTGTCGAACCGCCTGGAAGACCTGGCCCTGCAGGAGGCCGATGTGGCGGTGCGCATCCGGCGCCCGACGGAGGCGGCCGTCGTCGCCCGCCATGTGGGGGACTTGCGCATCGGTCTGTACGCCACGGCGGAGCTGCTCGGGCAAAAGGGCGCGCCCCGCAGCGCGGACGCGTTGAGCGAATACCCGTTGATCGGCCCCGACCGCAACCTGACGGAAGCGGCGTTTCTGCAGCAGCAGGGCTTTCTCTGCGCCCCGGCGCACACGGTGTTGCGCACGGACAATCACCTGGCCCAGTTTGCGGCGCTCAGGGCCGGGCTGGGCATCGGCGTCTGTTCCAGCCAGTTGGCGCGACGGCACGGGCTGGTGCGGGTGTTGCCGCAGTCGGTGGATTTTCGGGTGGACATCTGGATGGCCATGCACCACGACCTGCGGCGGGTTCGCCGCATCGCGCTGGTGTTCGATGCGTTGGCGCAGTCGATGTCACGTTTTCTGGCGGATCACTGACCGGCGGCCTGCCTGGTGTTCTGCACCGGCAGTTGCGGTTTTGTTTCGGCACTGGTCATGTCGACGATTTTTACCGTGTAGACCTCGGTCAGGAAAAAGTAAAAAAACACGATGGAGATGATAAGAACCGCCAGTCCGACGACCGAAGACGTGACCTTGATCTTGCTGGCCTCGATTTCAATCGTGGACTCGCCCCCCAGGTCCTTGATGCTGGACGCGCGCCACAGTTGCACGCCCGAAAAGATGATGCCTGAGATGACAACCGTGACCACCAGCCAAAGCAGTCGCTCAGACGCTGAACGTTGCCACCTGAACTGATCGATGTAGATGTCCGTCTTGTCCGACAGGTAGCTGTAGTACTTCTTTGTGTATTCGACCTGTGCCTTGTTGGCTTCCGTGTCGCGAATGGCCAGTTCTTTACGCAGATCGATGATTTCGTCCCTCATTTTCTTGATGATGGTTTGCTCGGTCGTCGGCGCTGTCGCCGGTACTGCGACGGGGTCCTCCGCGCTCACGGCGCCGCTCGGCAGAACAATGGCCAAGGTAAGCAACAAGAACGTCAGGGCCTTGTTCCGCATGCTGCTCTCCTTGCTCAGTTGCAGTCGCTTTGGTCGGTGCCGATCGGGCAGTTGCCGCTGTTCATGGGCGAATAGGATTGGTCGTCACAGACGCCATTGTGCGCTTGGGCGCAAGTATTCCCTACCTGGACGGGGGCTAGTTCATCAGGCGGGGTGGGGGCGGGTGCCTGCGATGAACATTCCGTGGTGCAGCCATTGGCGTCGCATACCTGTGTGCAGTCCTCTGCCAGCGCCAGGTCGCCAAGAAACATACTGACACTGCCCGAAAGTATTAATGCGTAAATACTCGTTTTCATCGGCATGTACTCATTGGAAGTTGTGCCTTGAGCAAGCGCGTGAATATTGTCTGTGAACGTCAGCGAGGGGGGGCGGTTGACGTGAGTCTAGTGGAACTTCAACAAATTTCTGGGGCGTGGCAAAAAAGGCGTTTAATCGTTATGCCCCCAACGTTCGGAGCCGACGCAGGTCTCTATGCGCACCTGCGTCGGGTTATGGCAACGG from Pseudomonas ekonensis carries:
- a CDS encoding LysR family transcriptional regulator; its protein translation is MNAPQLQWETQRVFLAVLRTGSLSAAARALGIAQATARRRIDALEQSVGMSLFVRSPAGLMPTDTARELIGHAESMAMAAEAFTRAASAQASVPGGTVRVTSSQLLGVEVLPPMLREIRTAQPQLTVELSVSNRLEDLALQEADVAVRIRRPTEAAVVARHVGDLRIGLYATAELLGQKGAPRSADALSEYPLIGPDRNLTEAAFLQQQGFLCAPAHTVLRTDNHLAQFAALRAGLGIGVCSSQLARRHGLVRVLPQSVDFRVDIWMAMHHDLRRVRRIALVFDALAQSMSRFLADH